The Hymenobacter sp. DG25A nucleotide sequence TCCCCTATCGTGCTGGCAGCCGATGGCTCGGTGCTGCATGCATACCTGAACCCCACCCAAAAGTGGCGGATGAAAACCGAGCTGCGCGAAATCACCCCCGCACTGCGCAAGGCTATTATAGAAAAAGAGGACCGGTGGTTTTACTGGCACGTAGGCGTGAACCCCGTAGCGCTGGTGCAGGCAGCCGGGCGCAACGTGTTTGGCACGGGCCGCACCACCGGGGCCAGCACCATTACTATGCAGGTGGCGCGGCTGCTGGAGCCTAAGGAGCGCACCTTCCGTAATAAGCTGCTGGAAATGCTGCGCGCCACCCAGTTGGAACTGCACTACAGCAAGGCCGAGATTCTGCAGCTTTACCTGAATCTGGTGCCTTATGGCGGCAATGTGGAAGGCGTTAAATCAGCAGCATTACTCTACTTCCAGCAGCCGCCTGATTACCTCTCCCTGGCCCAGACCGTCACGCTGGCCATTATCCCCAACCGTCCGCGCGGCCTGATTTTAGGCAAAAACAACGCGGCGGTGCTGCAGGAGCGCAACCGCTGGCTCAGGCGCTTTGCCAAAGCCGGGTTATTTCCGAAACAGGATGTGGAAGATGCCCTGCTGGAGCCGCTGGACGTGCAGCGCCATGCCGCCCCGGCGCTGGCGCCGCACTTTTCGCGCCGGCTGGTGCGGCAGTTTCCTCAGCAGGCCATTATCCGGTCGGCGCTTAGTAGCAGCAAGCAAAGCAAGGCCGAAGACCTCACGCGTAACTACGTGCGCCGCCTCTATGAGCGGGGCATTACTCAGGCCTCGGTGCTGGTCATCAACAACCGCACGCGGCAGGTAGAGGCCTACGTGGGCTCCGCCGATTTCCGGGACTTCGCCAACCAGGGTCAGAATGATGGCGTGCAGGCGGTTCGCTCGCCGGGCAGCACGCTGAAGCCGTTTTTGTATGCGCTGGCTATGGACCGCGGCCTGGTGACGCCCAAACGCATGCTGCCCGATGTACCCACCAACTTCCAGGGCTACCGGCCCGAGAACTTCGACAAGCACTGCAATGGCGAAGTAACGCTGGAGCGGGCCCTGGCCTATTCCCTCAACATCCCGGCCGTGCGCGTGCTCCACGAGCTGGGGGTGCCCGCCTTCACGGATAAGCTCCGGCAGGCGGGTTTTCAGAATATCACCCGCAATGCCCCGCGTTTGGGCCTGAGTAGTATTCTGGGGGGCTGCGGTGCTAGTCTGGAAGAGTTGACCAACCTGTATGTAACGCTGGCCAACGGGGGCCGCTACGCCGGCCTGCGGCTGACCTCCGCCCCTGCCGCCGCCTCCAGCCGGCTGTTTACGGAGGCATCGGCCTTTCTTACTACCGATATTCTGGCCCAGCTTACCCGCCCCGATCTGCCGCTGGGCGCGGCCAGCAGCCTGCGTCTGCCCAAAGTAGCCTGGAAAACCGGCACCAGCTACGGCCGCCGCGACGCCTGGAGCATCGGCTACAACAAACAATACACTATTGGTGTGTGGGTGGGCAATTTCAGCGGCCAGGGCAGCCCCGCCCTCACCGGCGCCGATGTGGCCACGCCCCTGCTCTTTGATCTGTTTAATGCCGTAGCCTATAATTCGCCCAACGATTGGTTTGTGCCGCCCGCCGCGCTGGATTTTCGGTTGGTGTGTGCCGAGTCGGGCCTGGTACCGGGGGAGAACTGCCCCAACCAGCTGATTGATTATTTCCTGCCCGGCGTATCGTCGGGGCAGCGCTGCCAGCACCAGCGGGAAGTGCTGCTTTCTGCCGATGGCCAATTCACGTATTGCCGGGCCTGCGCGCCGGCTGCCGGGTTCCGGCGGGAGTGGTACCCCAATCTGCTGCCCGAAATAGCCGCTTACAAAGAAGCCCAGGGCATTCCGTACCGCCGGTTGCCGGCGCACAACCCGCAATGCCAGCTGGTACAGGAGGGCCCGGAGCGGGCCCCCAGCATCACCTCGCCCGCCGCCAATACGGAATACGTACTCAATAGCCACGAAAAGCAGCAGCTCCTGCTCAGCTGCACCACCGATAATGAGGTGCGGCAGGTGTATTGGTACGTGAACGACCAGTTTCTGCGAGCGGCGGCCGCCACGGAAAGGGTGTTCTTCCATCCCCCATCCGGCCCGGTAAAAATTTCCTGCGCCGACGACCACGGCCGCAATACCGATGTATTGGTAACCGTGACGCAGCTCTGATTTCATCGAAAACCGAGGACAAAACAAGTGTATTTCTCCTGATTTGAATAGGCCTGTTTCACTCCCAAAATGAGCTTTTCTGCTATGCGGCAGCCAATACTTATCATTTTTCGGATTGAACCTCAACGCCCGGTTTCCCGTTATGGCACGGTGCTTGCAAAAGTTCTTATCACAAGCGTAACCATCTTCTG carries:
- the pbpC gene encoding penicillin-binding protein 1C — its product is MLYLARVNYRAFLAFLSSALWRWRRYGLGLLLVVGTGFLLDRLFPVPPPPQYSPIVLAADGSVLHAYLNPTQKWRMKTELREITPALRKAIIEKEDRWFYWHVGVNPVALVQAAGRNVFGTGRTTGASTITMQVARLLEPKERTFRNKLLEMLRATQLELHYSKAEILQLYLNLVPYGGNVEGVKSAALLYFQQPPDYLSLAQTVTLAIIPNRPRGLILGKNNAAVLQERNRWLRRFAKAGLFPKQDVEDALLEPLDVQRHAAPALAPHFSRRLVRQFPQQAIIRSALSSSKQSKAEDLTRNYVRRLYERGITQASVLVINNRTRQVEAYVGSADFRDFANQGQNDGVQAVRSPGSTLKPFLYALAMDRGLVTPKRMLPDVPTNFQGYRPENFDKHCNGEVTLERALAYSLNIPAVRVLHELGVPAFTDKLRQAGFQNITRNAPRLGLSSILGGCGASLEELTNLYVTLANGGRYAGLRLTSAPAAASSRLFTEASAFLTTDILAQLTRPDLPLGAASSLRLPKVAWKTGTSYGRRDAWSIGYNKQYTIGVWVGNFSGQGSPALTGADVATPLLFDLFNAVAYNSPNDWFVPPAALDFRLVCAESGLVPGENCPNQLIDYFLPGVSSGQRCQHQREVLLSADGQFTYCRACAPAAGFRREWYPNLLPEIAAYKEAQGIPYRRLPAHNPQCQLVQEGPERAPSITSPAANTEYVLNSHEKQQLLLSCTTDNEVRQVYWYVNDQFLRAAAATERVFFHPPSGPVKISCADDHGRNTDVLVTVTQL